In Anaerolineales bacterium, one DNA window encodes the following:
- a CDS encoding enoyl-CoA hydratase-related protein produces the protein MTHTTILTEIRGRVGIVTLNRPQAMNAFNIAMLTELFDALEEFDTSETIGAIVVTGNEKAFAAGADIKEMADASYVQMVTQGRVEIWDRIRGIGKPVIAAVSGWALGGGCEFVLSCDMVIASESAKFGQPEITIGVIPGAGGTQRLARLLGKQLAMEMVINNRTLTAAEALQFGLANRVVAVEGYLDAAVAFAEEVASRAPLAVRMAKDAVNAAFETTLTEGLKTEKRNFYPLFATQDQKEGMQAFIEKRKAAWKGK, from the coding sequence ATGACCCATACCACCATCCTGACGGAAATCCGCGGGCGCGTGGGGATCGTCACGCTCAATCGTCCGCAGGCGATGAACGCCTTCAATATCGCCATGCTCACCGAACTCTTTGACGCGCTCGAAGAGTTCGATACATCCGAAACCATTGGCGCGATCGTCGTGACCGGCAATGAAAAAGCCTTCGCGGCCGGCGCGGACATCAAGGAAATGGCGGATGCCTCCTATGTCCAAATGGTCACGCAGGGGCGCGTGGAGATCTGGGACCGCATCCGCGGCATCGGGAAACCGGTCATCGCGGCGGTCTCCGGCTGGGCATTGGGAGGCGGATGCGAGTTCGTGCTTTCGTGTGACATGGTCATCGCATCTGAATCTGCAAAATTTGGCCAGCCTGAAATTACGATTGGTGTCATCCCCGGCGCGGGCGGTACACAACGCCTTGCGCGCCTGCTCGGAAAACAGCTTGCCATGGAAATGGTCATCAACAACCGCACGCTGACCGCCGCCGAAGCGCTGCAGTTCGGCCTCGCCAACCGCGTCGTTGCGGTGGAAGGGTATCTCGATGCCGCAGTTGCCTTCGCGGAGGAGGTCGCCTCGCGCGCGCCGCTGGCGGTGCGCATGGCCAAGGATGCGGTCAATGCCGCCTTCGAGACCACGCTGACCGAAGGCCTCAAAACCGAGAAGCGTAATTTCTATCCGCTGTTTGCAACGCAGGATCAAAAGGAGGGGATGCAGGCCTTCATCGAAAAACGCAAAGCGGCCTGGAAGGGAAAATAG
- a CDS encoding DUF6326 family protein — protein sequence MNTKRIDNRDLLSTLWIVVMLSVIKTDVLSLFIPGIAEELAQTSVITGASIPQLMLFGAVMGTVGFAMIFLSRVLEHGANRRVNLIVSPLYILYIVGGGTLYPHYIFLATVEVICLLFIFWNALKWSNSEN from the coding sequence ATGAATACCAAAAGAATCGACAACCGAGATCTGCTCTCTACCTTGTGGATCGTGGTCATGCTCAGCGTCATCAAAACAGATGTCCTTTCCCTGTTCATCCCCGGTATAGCAGAGGAACTGGCGCAGACTTCAGTCATCACTGGTGCTTCTATTCCGCAGTTGATGCTTTTCGGCGCAGTGATGGGGACGGTTGGATTCGCCATGATTTTCCTCTCCCGTGTCTTAGAACATGGCGCGAATCGCCGGGTGAACCTGATCGTCAGCCCTCTTTACATACTCTACATTGTGGGCGGAGGCACGTTGTATCCGCATTACATTTTTCTCGCAACGGTGGAAGTGATCTGTCTTTTGTTCATTTTCTGGAATGCATTGAAATGGTCGAACAGCGAAAATTAA
- a CDS encoding NAD(P)/FAD-dependent oxidoreductase: MTSSNTYDAIIIGGGHNGLVAGAYLALAGKKVVVLERRHIVGGAAVTEEIFPGYKFTEFSYVVSLLRPEIIRDLELPKHGLKILPLPSTFTPMENGDYLAAWDDHDLTRREIYRHSPKDAEAYDGYARVMARAAKAIKPIINLIPPDPTSLSMPDMLGLLKLGQYAAGLSEKELYMVAKLVTQSSADLLEEWFETDALKGTKAASGIIGTFLGPRSPGTAYVLLHHYMGEIDGAFRAWGFAKNGSGGVSGAIFNATQALGVEVRVNASVQQVKVKGGRAVGVILENGDELTSKVVMSAADPKRTFLQFVEGKHLPDDFVTSIQNFRARGSSGKVNIALSKLPNFTALPYTGNGANSVLHRGAVSISPSIDYIERAYDDAKYGQISKRPYIDMIFPSMIDPDMAPPGHHVMSCFVQYAPYDLEGGWTDQRRDELGEAVIATIEEYAPNIRECIVGMQVISPKDIERIAGITGGNIFHGELLLHQIFFLRPAPQWADFRTPLKGYYFGASGAHPGGGVMGAPGMLAAKEMLKDGF; this comes from the coding sequence ATGACATCATCCAACACGTACGACGCAATTATCATCGGCGGCGGTCACAACGGACTTGTGGCTGGCGCATATCTCGCTCTTGCTGGCAAAAAAGTGGTCGTGCTCGAGCGCCGACATATCGTCGGCGGCGCGGCAGTGACTGAGGAGATCTTCCCCGGCTATAAATTCACCGAGTTTTCGTACGTGGTGAGCCTGTTGCGCCCGGAGATCATCCGCGATTTGGAACTGCCCAAACACGGATTGAAAATCCTTCCGCTGCCCTCCACCTTCACCCCCATGGAAAATGGCGATTATCTCGCTGCATGGGATGACCACGACCTGACCCGCCGCGAGATCTACCGTCACTCGCCCAAGGATGCGGAAGCATACGACGGGTATGCCCGCGTCATGGCGCGTGCGGCAAAGGCGATCAAGCCGATCATCAATTTGATTCCACCTGACCCAACTTCTTTGAGCATGCCTGACATGCTTGGCTTGCTCAAACTCGGTCAATATGCGGCAGGGCTTTCTGAAAAAGAACTGTACATGGTCGCCAAACTCGTCACCCAATCCTCGGCGGACTTGCTCGAAGAGTGGTTCGAGACCGATGCACTCAAAGGCACCAAGGCCGCCAGCGGAATCATCGGCACCTTCCTTGGTCCGCGCTCGCCTGGGACCGCGTATGTTTTGCTTCATCATTACATGGGCGAAATTGACGGCGCGTTTCGTGCGTGGGGTTTTGCCAAGAACGGCTCTGGCGGAGTCAGCGGCGCGATCTTTAACGCGACCCAAGCGCTCGGGGTGGAGGTCAGAGTCAACGCTAGCGTGCAGCAGGTCAAGGTCAAGGGTGGACGCGCCGTAGGTGTCATCCTCGAAAACGGAGATGAACTCACATCCAAAGTTGTGATGTCCGCCGCCGACCCGAAGCGCACCTTCCTGCAATTCGTTGAGGGTAAACATCTGCCCGATGATTTCGTCACGTCGATTCAAAATTTCCGCGCGCGCGGCTCGTCGGGTAAGGTCAATATTGCTCTGAGCAAACTGCCGAACTTCACCGCGCTGCCATATACAGGCAACGGCGCGAACTCGGTTTTGCATCGCGGCGCGGTTTCGATCAGCCCGAGCATTGATTACATCGAACGTGCCTACGACGACGCAAAGTACGGGCAGATTTCCAAACGCCCCTACATCGACATGATCTTCCCATCGATGATCGACCCCGACATGGCGCCGCCCGGACATCACGTAATGTCTTGCTTCGTGCAATACGCGCCGTACGACCTAGAAGGCGGTTGGACCGACCAGCGCCGCGACGAACTCGGCGAAGCGGTCATTGCCACCATCGAAGAATACGCGCCGAACATCCGCGAGTGCATCGTGGGCATGCAAGTTATTTCACCCAAAGACATCGAACGCATCGCCGGCATCACCGGCGGCAATATCTTCCACGGCGAACTGCTGCTGCACCAGATCTTCTTCCTGCGTCCGGCACCGCAATGGGCGGACTTCCGCACCCCGCTCAAAGGCTACTACTTCGGCGCGAGCGGCGCGCATCCCGGCGGCGGTGTGATGGGCGCGCCCGGCATGTTGGCGGCGAAGGAAATGTTGAAGGATGGGTTTTAG
- a CDS encoding LuxR C-terminal-related transcriptional regulator, which yields MPNPIIKTKINPPALRRDLVSRKRLIILLSDGIRQGHRLTFVSAPAGFGKTTLVSEWIDSGDIPAAWISLDEGDSDPSRFLTYLIAALQTLITGVGDGVLAALQSSQPISAKELLTTLLNELSSTEDNFILVLDDYHAIDSKAMEELLAFLVEHMPPQMYLVITTREDPALPLARLRARNQLTEIRAADLRFTESEAAEFLNQVMGLKLSAEEVAVLDKRTEGWVAGLQLAALSMQGLQDSAAFIRSFSGTHVFVLDYLLEEVLHKQPEHVQGFLLHTSILERLSGGLCDALRQDEDTSAQETLETLEHNNLFVIPLDTERRWYRYHHLFRDLLRHRLNQKHSKEEVAGMHTRASEWFEQHGEIGEAFQHAMSAADVDRAARLLENSWLGMDETFQTGTWLGWANQLPLNVRRVRPVLLTQIGWSYMDAGNVMLSESSLRDAENSLKRPREELVIVEAEQFRTLPARIAFARAYNAQTQNRFDDVVRYVETALDIIPHEDQYMQAQASSILGTTYWASGELDKSFELMSNWVNAAQQAGNIVFAVAASFGKADILITQGRLRDAMQVYQTALSLAAEHGAEQHTAHHHLGLGLLHHEMGEDEPAAPHLQKAFELGRQTTIVDWMYRKTLAQAYLKESEGDLRSALDLLNDAQRFYVRTPIPNLRPVEAMQARIHIKQNHLNKAQAWAHQSGLSLQDTPIFLNEFGYLTFARIMLAENQNDQHFQTMLQMLESLLKQAGSQNRLRSRIDILITQALAFSAKDSAKALAALEQALTLAEPEGYLRLFVDEGKPMAELLSKFKSSKLQQYANRILAALTPSIHPSSFIIQPLIDPLSDRELEVLRLIAQGLSNQEITQKLVVALSTVKGHNLRIFAKLQAKSRTEAVARARELGLL from the coding sequence ATGCCCAATCCAATCATCAAAACAAAAATCAACCCGCCAGCGCTTCGCCGTGATCTGGTTTCCCGCAAACGCCTCATCATCCTGTTATCCGATGGGATCAGGCAGGGGCACAGATTAACGTTTGTCTCCGCGCCTGCAGGGTTTGGCAAAACCACCCTCGTGAGTGAATGGATCGATTCGGGCGACATCCCTGCGGCGTGGATCTCACTGGACGAGGGCGACAGCGACCCTTCCCGCTTCCTGACCTACCTCATAGCTGCTCTGCAAACCCTGATCACTGGTGTCGGTGACGGTGTATTGGCGGCGCTTCAATCATCGCAACCCATCTCTGCCAAAGAACTGCTCACCACCTTGCTCAACGAACTATCTTCAACAGAAGATAATTTCATCCTTGTTCTCGATGATTATCACGCGATAGATTCCAAAGCGATGGAGGAACTGCTCGCATTTCTAGTGGAGCACATGCCGCCACAGATGTATTTGGTCATCACCACCCGTGAAGACCCCGCATTGCCGCTTGCCCGCTTGCGCGCCAGAAATCAACTGACCGAAATTCGCGCCGCGGACTTGCGCTTTACTGAAAGTGAAGCCGCCGAATTTCTCAATCAGGTTATGGGGTTGAAGCTTTCCGCGGAAGAAGTTGCCGTGTTGGATAAGCGCACCGAAGGCTGGGTGGCAGGGCTGCAATTGGCGGCGCTCTCCATGCAGGGACTTCAAGACTCTGCCGCGTTCATCCGCTCATTTAGCGGAACGCATGTCTTTGTGTTGGATTATCTACTGGAAGAAGTGCTGCACAAACAGCCAGAGCATGTGCAGGGATTTTTACTGCACACATCCATCTTGGAGCGATTAAGTGGCGGGTTGTGCGATGCCCTGCGGCAGGATGAAGACACTTCGGCGCAGGAAACGCTGGAAACCCTTGAACACAATAATTTATTTGTCATTCCGCTCGATACCGAGAGACGCTGGTATCGCTATCATCATCTTTTTCGCGATCTGCTTCGTCATCGATTGAATCAAAAGCACAGCAAGGAAGAAGTCGCGGGGATGCACACCCGCGCCAGTGAGTGGTTCGAGCAACATGGCGAAATTGGTGAGGCGTTCCAGCACGCCATGTCCGCTGCGGATGTTGACCGTGCCGCCCGCCTGCTGGAAAACAGTTGGCTTGGCATGGATGAAACCTTTCAGACGGGCACCTGGCTTGGGTGGGCAAACCAACTTCCGTTGAATGTGAGGCGTGTGCGTCCCGTTCTGTTGACTCAGATCGGCTGGTCATACATGGATGCGGGCAATGTCATGCTGAGCGAGTCCAGTTTGCGGGATGCCGAAAATTCATTGAAGCGCCCTCGCGAAGAATTGGTGATCGTGGAAGCCGAGCAATTCCGCACCCTGCCCGCGCGCATCGCGTTCGCCCGCGCATACAATGCGCAAACGCAGAATCGTTTTGACGATGTGGTCAGATACGTCGAAACGGCGCTGGATATCATCCCGCATGAAGACCAGTACATGCAGGCGCAGGCATCGTCGATCTTAGGCACTACGTATTGGGCGAGCGGCGAGTTGGATAAGTCTTTCGAGTTAATGAGCAACTGGGTGAATGCAGCTCAGCAAGCGGGCAATATTGTGTTTGCGGTGGCGGCATCATTCGGCAAAGCGGATATTCTCATCACCCAGGGTCGCTTGCGCGATGCCATGCAGGTCTATCAAACGGCGTTGAGTTTGGCGGCAGAACACGGCGCAGAACAGCACACAGCGCACCATCATTTGGGGCTGGGGCTGCTGCATCACGAAATGGGCGAAGATGAACCCGCCGCGCCTCATTTGCAAAAAGCATTTGAACTTGGCAGGCAAACCACCATCGTGGATTGGATGTATCGCAAGACTCTGGCGCAGGCGTACCTCAAAGAATCAGAAGGCGACCTGCGCAGTGCTCTGGACTTGCTGAACGACGCACAGCGTTTTTACGTCCGCACGCCGATCCCCAACCTGCGCCCGGTGGAAGCCATGCAGGCTCGTATTCACATCAAGCAAAACCACTTGAACAAAGCACAGGCCTGGGCACACCAGAGCGGGCTTTCATTGCAAGATACACCCATCTTCCTGAACGAGTTCGGGTATCTCACCTTCGCCCGGATCATGCTCGCTGAAAATCAGAACGACCAACATTTTCAGACCATGCTGCAAATGTTGGAGTCTCTCTTGAAACAGGCAGGGAGTCAAAACCGCCTGCGCAGCCGCATCGATATTCTGATCACGCAAGCGCTGGCGTTTTCTGCAAAGGATTCCGCCAAAGCCCTCGCTGCCCTTGAACAAGCGCTGACCCTGGCAGAACCCGAAGGTTATTTGCGCCTCTTTGTCGATGAGGGCAAACCCATGGCAGAGTTGTTGTCCAAGTTCAAGAGCAGTAAGTTACAGCAATACGCAAACAGAATTTTGGCTGCACTCACCCCCTCTATTCATCCTTCATCATTCATCATTCAGCCTTTAATTGACCCTTTGAGCGACCGCGAACTCGAAGTGCTGCGCCTCATTGCGCAGGGGCTTTCCAACCAGGAGATCACCCAAAAACTGGTCGTCGCGCTTAGCACGGTCAAGGGGCACAACCTGCGCATCTTCGCCAAACTGCAAGCCAAAAGCCGCACCGAAGCCGTCGCTCGCGCCCGCGAACTGGGCTTGCTCTAA
- a CDS encoding AAC(3) family N-acetyltransferase — MPASAAGFKTAFSKLGLRKNPVIAHASLRAFGSVDAETMLSALLDSTRGLIMPAFTYKTMLNPEIGPPRNGLTYGSQTDLNKMAEPYHPGMPADKTMGVLPETLRRHPKAKRSSHPIQSFVGINMDAILNTQTFYEPFAPIAALAEQDGWVLLLGVDQCVNTSIHYGEKLAGRMQFIRWALTRDKVVECPGFPGDSEGFNAIASDLEIYTRRVEISGAPVQAVHLKSLLKVVVEKIHENPHALLCGRAECERCEAVRWG, encoded by the coding sequence TTGCCCGCCTCGGCAGCCGGATTCAAAACTGCCTTTTCCAAATTGGGCTTGCGTAAAAATCCGGTCATTGCCCATGCTTCCCTGCGCGCCTTCGGTTCCGTGGATGCGGAGACCATGCTGTCGGCCCTGCTCGATTCCACGCGCGGGCTGATCATGCCGGCCTTCACCTACAAGACGATGTTAAACCCGGAGATCGGTCCGCCGCGCAACGGCCTGACCTACGGCAGTCAAACGGACCTGAATAAAATGGCGGAGCCCTATCACCCCGGCATGCCCGCGGATAAAACCATGGGTGTTTTGCCTGAAACATTGCGCAGGCACCCGAAGGCAAAACGATCGTCCCACCCCATTCAATCCTTTGTGGGCATCAATATGGATGCGATCCTCAACACACAGACCTTCTACGAGCCCTTCGCGCCCATCGCCGCGCTTGCCGAACAGGACGGCTGGGTCTTGCTGCTCGGTGTGGACCAGTGCGTCAACACCAGCATTCATTATGGGGAGAAACTGGCGGGACGCATGCAGTTCATCCGCTGGGCCTTGACGCGGGACAAGGTGGTCGAATGTCCCGGCTTTCCCGGGGACTCGGAGGGTTTCAATGCCATCGCCTCCGACCTGGAAATTTATACGCGCCGCGTGGAGATCAGCGGCGCGCCGGTGCAGGCGGTTCATTTAAAGAGTCTGCTAAAAGTTGTGGTGGAAAAGATCCACGAAAACCCCCATGCCCTGCTGTGCGGCAGGGCGGAGTGCGAAAGGTGTGAAGCGGTACGATGGGGGTGA
- a CDS encoding cupin domain-containing protein — protein sequence MQAYELTQLISRQKASDEPYVEFLNVPDLSMGLYALPAGGVDPQQPHTEDEVYYVVSGRAKIQVADEDRSVQAGSIVYVAKNVEHKFHSIKEELTVIVFFAPAEYSNK from the coding sequence ATGCAAGCCTACGAACTGACCCAACTCATTTCCCGGCAAAAAGCCTCGGACGAACCCTACGTCGAATTCCTCAACGTCCCCGACTTGAGCATGGGACTGTATGCCCTCCCCGCAGGCGGAGTTGATCCACAACAACCGCACACGGAGGATGAGGTCTATTATGTGGTGAGCGGACGGGCGAAGATTCAAGTCGCGGACGAAGACCGCTCCGTGCAGGCAGGCTCAATTGTCTATGTTGCAAAGAATGTCGAGCACAAATTCCACTCGATTAAAGAAGAACTGACAGTGATCGTCTTCTTCGCGCCGGCGGAGTATTCGAACAAATAA
- a CDS encoding DUF998 domain-containing protein translates to MKRILLLGPVLFAGVTTILTFVKFDFLKSLGWHPINDPTFDWPSGLALGRYGWIMTATFIISGMLMMTLAVRLFFDLNPAPASRMGSTLMMFAGLALAALSFTTDPTIRDTPATRHGRLHDLSFVALGLTLFPAMIVLGFAFRNDEKWKNLSLYTWGTLALAAPAFALKGAAFYMFLLAILVWNEVVAIRLNRSQ, encoded by the coding sequence ATGAAACGAATCCTTCTGCTCGGCCCCGTTCTTTTTGCAGGCGTTACAACCATCCTCACGTTTGTGAAATTCGATTTTCTAAAAAGCCTCGGCTGGCATCCCATTAACGACCCGACCTTCGACTGGCCCAGCGGCCTCGCCCTCGGCAGATATGGCTGGATCATGACCGCGACATTCATCATCAGCGGGATGCTCATGATGACGCTTGCCGTGCGCCTCTTTTTCGACCTCAACCCTGCTCCTGCCTCCAGGATGGGTTCCACGCTGATGATGTTCGCCGGGCTCGCCCTCGCCGCCCTGTCCTTTACCACCGACCCGACCATCCGCGACACTCCCGCCACCAGGCACGGACGTCTGCACGACCTGTCATTCGTGGCGCTCGGGCTGACACTCTTCCCCGCCATGATCGTGCTCGGCTTCGCCTTCCGCAACGATGAAAAATGGAAGAACCTTTCGCTCTACACATGGGGAACGCTCGCGCTCGCGGCTCCCGCCTTTGCGCTCAAAGGCGCGGCATTTTATATGTTCCTGCTGGCGATTTTGGTGTGGAATGAGGTCGTGGCAATACGGTTGAACAGAAGTCAATGA
- a CDS encoding RNA-binding protein, producing MENKLYVGNLPYSATEDDLKAHFSQAGNVTSVALIKDRASGRAKGFGFVEMETNEEAQKAISMFNGQDFMGRAITVNVAKPREERPRNFDRNRDGGGRNRY from the coding sequence ATGGAAAACAAGTTATATGTAGGCAACCTGCCCTACTCCGCCACTGAGGATGATCTCAAAGCTCACTTCAGCCAGGCCGGAAATGTCACCTCTGTTGCGCTGATCAAGGACCGCGCATCAGGACGCGCCAAAGGATTTGGTTTCGTGGAAATGGAAACCAATGAAGAGGCGCAAAAAGCCATCAGCATGTTCAATGGACAGGATTTCATGGGACGTGCCATCACCGTCAATGTCGCCAAGCCTCGCGAAGAGCGCCCTCGTAATTTCGACAGAAATCGCGACGGCGGCGGGCGGAACCGCTACTAG
- a CDS encoding aminomethyltransferase family protein, protein MLNLKTTPFHERTSALCQPQNWRKWAGYFAAGSYEHTLDREYWAIRNSAALIDISPLIKYIIKGKDAAALLHRVTTRDIHKMKVGQVAYTGWCDEEGKLIDDGTVSRLEEQTFRLTAAEPNLRWLTMNAVGMEVFITEVTDEIAALSFQGPNTRKVLNKVTETPVAELKYFRMMKNKINGIEVTISRTGYTGDLGYEIWMDAKDALNVWDTLMEAGADYGITPVGILAMDMARVEAGLFMLDVDYTSTSHAWIEPQKSSPYELGLDWTVALDKPGYFVGRRALEKEKREGSAWKMVGLAVDWVGMEKIFGKVGLPPQIPGMAVRGSLPIFLGNVQVGYASTSTWSPVLKRYIALAHLQRPYYEIGTDVRMEITVEHHRQHAPAKVVNLPFYEPEWKKR, encoded by the coding sequence ATGCTCAACCTAAAAACCACCCCCTTCCACGAACGGACGTCCGCGTTGTGCCAGCCGCAGAACTGGCGCAAGTGGGCGGGTTATTTCGCCGCTGGCTCGTACGAGCACACGCTCGACCGCGAGTATTGGGCGATCCGCAACTCGGCGGCGTTGATCGATATCTCGCCGCTGATCAAATACATCATCAAAGGAAAAGATGCGGCGGCGCTGCTGCACCGCGTCACCACGCGAGACATTCACAAAATGAAAGTGGGACAGGTTGCTTACACCGGCTGGTGCGATGAAGAAGGCAAGCTGATCGACGACGGCACCGTCTCGCGACTCGAAGAGCAGACCTTCCGCCTGACTGCCGCGGAACCGAATCTGCGCTGGCTGACGATGAACGCTGTCGGCATGGAGGTCTTCATCACCGAAGTGACGGATGAAATTGCCGCGCTCAGTTTTCAAGGTCCAAACACCAGAAAAGTTTTGAATAAAGTGACAGAAACTCCAGTGGCTGAATTGAAATATTTCCGCATGATGAAAAATAAAATCAATGGAATCGAAGTCACCATTTCAAGAACGGGCTATACAGGCGACCTTGGTTACGAGATTTGGATGGATGCCAAAGACGCGCTCAACGTTTGGGACACGCTCATGGAAGCAGGCGCGGACTACGGCATCACGCCCGTCGGCATTCTGGCAATGGACATGGCGCGCGTGGAAGCGGGTCTGTTCATGCTCGATGTGGATTACACCTCCACCAGCCATGCGTGGATCGAGCCGCAGAAATCTTCTCCCTATGAATTGGGACTTGATTGGACGGTCGCGCTCGACAAACCCGGCTATTTTGTCGGTCGCCGCGCCTTGGAAAAAGAAAAGCGCGAAGGATCCGCGTGGAAGATGGTCGGTTTGGCAGTGGATTGGGTCGGCATGGAAAAAATATTCGGCAAGGTCGGCTTGCCGCCGCAGATCCCCGGCATGGCAGTGCGCGGAAGCCTGCCGATCTTCCTTGGCAACGTGCAGGTTGGGTATGCCTCCACTTCCACATGGTCGCCCGTGTTGAAGCGCTACATCGCCCTTGCGCACTTGCAGAGACCGTATTATGAAATCGGCACGGATGTGAGAATGGAGATCACGGTGGAGCATCACCGTCAACACGCGCCTGCGAAGGTGGTCAACCTTCCGTTTTATGAACCAGAATGGAAAAAACGTTGA
- a CDS encoding NAD(P)-dependent alcohol dehydrogenase has product MKAIVLTQYGGPEHLKLAEVPVPTPKDDQVLVKVYAVSVNSADCRLLSGPVPRLMGFGLLRPKDKIMGADIAGRIEAVGKNVTRFKPGDEVFGDIATGFGGFAEFACARESVLVKKPANLTFEQAAAVPMAAVTALQGLRKGGVQPGNRVAIVGASGGVGTFMVQIAKSFGVEVTAISSTKKMEGLRALGADHVIDYTHEDFTRSGQRYDLILAVNGYRPLADYRRALKPQGTYVMVGGEGRQIFESLMMGPLVSRRGGQTVTNLFASPNAADLAFVKDLIEAGKVTPVIDQIYPLENTAEAVRHVGAGHAAGKIIIRIK; this is encoded by the coding sequence ATGAAAGCAATTGTATTAACCCAATATGGCGGACCCGAACATTTGAAACTGGCAGAGGTTCCCGTGCCCACACCGAAAGATGACCAAGTGTTGGTCAAAGTGTATGCTGTCTCGGTCAACTCTGCCGATTGCCGTCTGTTGAGCGGACCCGTTCCACGCCTGATGGGCTTTGGTCTCTTGAGACCGAAAGACAAGATCATGGGCGCGGATATTGCCGGGCGCATCGAGGCTGTGGGGAAAAACGTCACCCGCTTCAAGCCGGGCGACGAGGTCTTCGGTGATATTGCCACGGGCTTTGGCGGCTTCGCAGAATTTGCCTGCGCGCGCGAGTCTGTGCTGGTGAAGAAGCCCGCCAACCTGACCTTTGAGCAAGCGGCAGCGGTGCCGATGGCGGCGGTCACGGCATTGCAGGGACTGCGCAAGGGGGGCGTCCAGCCTGGAAACCGAGTGGCAATTGTCGGCGCGTCTGGAGGCGTGGGGACGTTTATGGTGCAGATTGCCAAATCCTTCGGTGTGGAAGTCACAGCAATATCCAGCACGAAAAAAATGGAAGGGCTGCGTGCTTTGGGCGCTGACCATGTCATTGACTACACCCACGAAGATTTCACTCGCAGTGGTCAGCGTTACGATTTGATTCTGGCGGTCAACGGCTATCGCCCGCTCGCGGACTATCGTCGCGCGCTCAAACCGCAGGGGACGTATGTTATGGTTGGCGGAGAAGGCAGGCAAATTTTCGAGTCGCTGATGATGGGCCCGCTTGTCTCCCGGCGCGGCGGGCAGACGGTGACGAATCTCTTCGCATCTCCAAATGCTGCTGACCTGGCTTTTGTCAAAGACCTGATCGAGGCGGGTAAGGTCACCCCGGTTATTGACCAAATCTATCCGCTTGAAAACACGGCGGAGGCGGTCCGCCATGTTGGCGCAGGTCATGCTGCGGGAAAAATTATCATTCGTATCAAATAG